A section of the Agrobacterium tumefaciens genome encodes:
- a CDS encoding L,D-transpeptidase family protein — protein MSFRLRLLAGMLSASILAFPALAADGRSLQILVSKSDQSLALYENGEIIATSKVSTGKPGHETPSGIFSILEKRKYHESNIYSAAPMPFMQRLTWSGIALHEGKVPNYAASHGCVRLPSKFAKSLFGDTRTGVHVIITDRPVSLRFVQHPALFVPRDDTDDGKLLLSDVELRPATFDAALGAVEVAINEKTQSLKPTAKVKDPSPLRILITRRGEREKVMDIQTVLTRLGFDAGVADGYAGEMTISAINGFKRWKGLKTTGPLLTDAFVTALYASAGEDHPPTGQIMVRQDFKPLFEAAIDIKDPEVALGTHFFEAVSVDRAAGTAEWNGVTLENHLPAAAQKRLGITETEAPGGFDQLSAVLSRVDIPADVRNRIEQELSSGSSITVSDISHQLETGTGTDFITVTKEGPM, from the coding sequence ATGTCCTTTCGCCTTCGTCTCTTGGCTGGCATGCTGTCAGCCAGCATTCTTGCGTTTCCGGCGCTTGCCGCCGACGGCCGGTCGTTGCAGATCCTCGTTTCCAAAAGCGATCAATCACTGGCGCTCTACGAAAACGGTGAGATCATCGCCACCTCGAAAGTGTCCACCGGCAAGCCCGGGCACGAGACGCCGAGCGGCATCTTCTCCATTCTGGAAAAGCGGAAATATCACGAATCGAATATCTACTCGGCTGCGCCCATGCCGTTCATGCAACGGCTGACGTGGTCCGGCATTGCACTGCATGAAGGCAAAGTGCCGAACTACGCGGCCTCGCACGGCTGCGTGCGGTTGCCATCCAAGTTCGCCAAGTCACTGTTCGGCGATACGCGCACCGGCGTTCATGTCATCATCACCGACCGTCCGGTGTCGCTGCGCTTCGTTCAGCATCCGGCTCTGTTTGTTCCGCGTGACGATACCGATGACGGGAAGCTGCTGCTCTCGGATGTCGAGTTGCGTCCAGCGACTTTCGATGCGGCCTTGGGCGCAGTCGAAGTGGCCATTAATGAAAAAACCCAGTCTCTCAAGCCGACAGCGAAGGTGAAAGACCCCTCGCCGCTGCGCATTCTCATCACCCGGCGTGGGGAGCGGGAAAAGGTGATGGATATTCAAACGGTGCTGACGCGTCTCGGCTTCGACGCCGGTGTGGCGGATGGTTACGCGGGAGAAATGACAATCAGCGCCATCAACGGCTTCAAGCGCTGGAAGGGTCTCAAAACAACCGGCCCGCTTTTGACCGACGCCTTCGTGACGGCGCTGTACGCCTCCGCCGGTGAAGACCATCCCCCGACTGGCCAGATCATGGTGCGGCAGGATTTCAAGCCGCTATTCGAAGCCGCCATCGACATCAAGGACCCGGAAGTCGCGCTCGGAACCCATTTCTTCGAAGCCGTCTCCGTGGATCGAGCGGCCGGAACTGCGGAATGGAATGGCGTCACGCTGGAAAACCACTTGCCGGCAGCCGCCCAAAAACGGCTCGGAATCACCGAGACCGAAGCCCCCGGTGGTTTTGATCAGTTAAGCGCCGTGCTGAGCCGCGTCGATATACCTGCAGATGTCCGCAATCGGATCGAGCAGGAGCTTTCGAGCGGTAGCTCCATCACCGTCTCCGATATCAGTCACCAGCTGGAGACAGGGACCGGTACGGACTTCATCACCGTCACGAAAGAAGGGCCAATGTGA
- a CDS encoding DUF3572 domain-containing protein — translation MLRDTKNKGTAAQDPQETAAAILGWLANEPDMLGRFLALSGLQANMLRQAVTDPGFLAGLTDFLMSHEPDLMAFCAATDTSPETVAAAWHHFSGPGLDSGVY, via the coding sequence ATGCTGCGCGATACAAAAAACAAGGGCACAGCCGCCCAGGATCCGCAAGAAACAGCCGCCGCCATACTTGGCTGGCTGGCAAATGAGCCTGATATGCTGGGACGTTTTCTGGCGCTGAGCGGGCTGCAGGCCAACATGCTGCGCCAGGCAGTCACCGATCCCGGCTTTCTGGCGGGTCTCACCGATTTCCTGATGAGCCACGAACCGGACCTGATGGCATTCTGCGCGGCGACCGATACGTCACCCGAAACGGTGGCCGCCGCCTGGCATCACTTTTCCGGGCCGGGACTGGATTCAGGCGTGTATTAA
- a CDS encoding lipoprotein-releasing ABC transporter permease subunit, translated as MAQAEAEKGAAVSAGVKTARPFSAFERMVAWRYLRSRRKEAFISVIAGFSFVGIMLGVATLIIVMAVMNGFRTELISRILGINGHMIVQPIDQPFNNYDELAKKFAAVPGVTMALPLVEGQTLASGRGGAGSGALVRGVRQEDIDKVKEVATNIKTGDLVGFMAGDGVLVGSRLASQLGVTAGDDITLISPEGDVTPMGVNPRVKSYKISGVFEIGMSEYDASMIYMPLSEAQLYFNADGVVQSIELYVSRPDDVDGIRPLVEQAAERQVYITDWRQRNQTFFSALQVERNVMFMILTLIVLVAALNIISGLIMLVKDKGSDIAILRTMGASSGAVMRIFFMTGAAIGTVGTFAGVALGVLVCLNVESIRQFFSWISGTVLFDPQLYFLSQLPAEMDIGETITVVIMALTLSFLATIFPAWRASKLDPVQALRYE; from the coding sequence ATGGCACAAGCCGAGGCTGAAAAGGGTGCGGCTGTTTCCGCCGGGGTAAAGACCGCCCGGCCGTTTTCCGCTTTTGAACGGATGGTGGCCTGGCGCTACCTGCGGTCACGGCGCAAGGAAGCCTTCATTTCCGTCATCGCCGGTTTTTCCTTTGTCGGCATTATGCTGGGCGTAGCGACGCTCATCATCGTGATGGCCGTCATGAACGGTTTTCGCACGGAGCTGATCTCCCGCATTCTCGGCATCAACGGCCACATGATCGTGCAGCCGATCGATCAGCCCTTCAACAATTACGATGAACTGGCGAAGAAGTTCGCCGCCGTTCCCGGCGTGACCATGGCCTTGCCGCTGGTGGAGGGCCAGACGCTCGCCTCCGGCCGCGGCGGTGCGGGCTCCGGCGCTCTGGTCCGCGGTGTGCGCCAGGAGGATATCGACAAGGTCAAGGAGGTCGCCACCAACATCAAGACCGGCGATCTCGTTGGCTTCATGGCAGGTGACGGCGTCCTCGTCGGTTCCAGGCTTGCATCGCAATTGGGTGTCACGGCTGGCGACGATATCACCCTCATATCACCGGAAGGTGACGTGACCCCGATGGGGGTTAATCCGCGCGTCAAATCCTACAAGATCTCCGGTGTCTTCGAGATCGGCATGTCCGAATACGACGCGTCGATGATCTATATGCCGCTCTCGGAGGCGCAGCTTTATTTCAACGCTGACGGAGTCGTGCAGTCCATCGAGCTCTATGTCAGCCGCCCGGATGACGTTGACGGCATCCGCCCGCTGGTGGAACAGGCGGCTGAAAGGCAGGTCTACATTACCGACTGGCGGCAGCGGAACCAGACCTTCTTCTCCGCCCTGCAGGTGGAGCGGAACGTGATGTTCATGATCCTGACGCTCATCGTTCTGGTGGCGGCGCTCAACATCATTTCCGGCCTGATCATGCTGGTAAAGGACAAGGGCAGTGATATCGCCATTTTGCGCACCATGGGCGCAAGCTCAGGTGCCGTGATGCGCATCTTTTTCATGACTGGAGCGGCGATCGGCACGGTCGGTACCTTCGCTGGCGTGGCGCTTGGTGTCCTCGTGTGTCTCAATGTCGAATCCATCCGGCAGTTCTTCTCCTGGATTTCGGGCACGGTGCTGTTTGATCCGCAGCTCTATTTCCTCAGCCAGCTTCCGGCCGAAATGGATATTGGTGAGACCATCACGGTCGTCATCATGGCTCTGACGCTCTCTTTCCTGGCAACGATCTTCCCGGCCTGGCGTGCTTCCAAGCTCGATCCGGTTCAGGCCCTGCGTTACGAATAA
- a CDS encoding DNA polymerase IV: MSTSQHYDPGFCRDCLAGQPEGVRRCRACGSPRLLYHSELYDLSIAHIDCDAFYASVEKRDNPELADKPLIIGGGKRGVVSTACYIARIHGVRSAMPMFKALEACPDAVVIKPDMEKYSRVGRQIREMMQELTPLVQPISIDEAFLDLSGTEKLHHDPPARVLAKFARRVEKEVGVTVSAGLSYCKFLAKVASDLQKPRGFSVIGEAEALTFLATRPVTTIWGVGKAFAATLEADGIRMISQLQEMEESELMRRYGGMGQRLFRLSRGIDERHVHDNDPAKSVSSETTFFNDISRHEDIVPILRSLSEKVAWRLKKSGISGHTVVLKMKTADFRLRTRNRRLDDPTQLADRIFRTGLSLLEKEIDGTKFRLIGIGVSDLRDAALADPPDLVDKQAERRAAAEAAMDKLRDKFGKGSVETGYTFGHRK; the protein is encoded by the coding sequence ATGTCCACGTCGCAGCACTATGATCCCGGTTTTTGCCGTGACTGTCTGGCCGGCCAGCCAGAAGGGGTCAGGCGTTGCCGCGCATGCGGCAGCCCGCGCCTTCTCTACCATTCCGAGCTGTATGATCTGAGCATTGCCCATATCGACTGCGACGCGTTTTATGCATCCGTCGAAAAACGCGACAATCCGGAGCTGGCAGACAAACCACTGATCATCGGCGGCGGCAAGCGCGGCGTGGTGTCGACCGCCTGCTATATTGCCCGAATACACGGCGTACGTTCCGCGATGCCCATGTTCAAGGCGCTGGAAGCCTGTCCTGACGCCGTCGTCATCAAGCCTGACATGGAAAAATACAGCCGCGTCGGGCGGCAAATCCGAGAGATGATGCAGGAGTTAACGCCGCTGGTGCAGCCGATCTCCATCGACGAGGCTTTTCTTGATCTTTCCGGCACCGAGAAGCTGCATCACGATCCCCCGGCACGTGTTCTGGCGAAATTCGCCCGGAGGGTTGAAAAGGAGGTCGGGGTCACGGTTTCGGCCGGGCTTTCCTATTGCAAATTTCTCGCCAAGGTGGCGTCCGACCTGCAAAAGCCACGCGGCTTTTCCGTGATCGGCGAAGCCGAGGCGCTTACCTTTCTGGCGACGCGCCCCGTCACGACGATCTGGGGCGTGGGCAAGGCCTTCGCGGCGACGCTGGAAGCAGACGGCATTCGCATGATCTCGCAATTGCAGGAGATGGAGGAAAGCGAGCTGATGCGCCGTTATGGCGGGATGGGGCAGCGCCTGTTCCGGCTCTCCCGCGGCATCGACGAACGGCATGTGCATGACAATGATCCGGCCAAAAGCGTGTCATCGGAAACCACTTTTTTCAACGACATTTCGCGCCACGAGGATATCGTCCCGATCCTGCGCTCGCTTTCGGAGAAGGTTGCCTGGCGGCTGAAGAAGAGCGGTATTTCCGGCCATACGGTGGTGCTGAAGATGAAAACGGCGGACTTCAGGCTGCGCACCCGCAATCGCCGACTGGACGACCCGACGCAGCTTGCCGACCGGATTTTCCGCACCGGCCTCTCGCTGCTCGAAAAAGAAATCGACGGCACGAAATTCCGGCTGATCGGCATTGGCGTCAGCGACCTGCGCGACGCAGCGCTTGCCGATCCGCCTGATCTCGTTGACAAACAGGCGGAACGCCGGGCTGCGGCAGAAGCGGCGATGGACAAGCTGCGCGACAAGTTCGGCAAGGGCAGCGTCGAGACGGGCTATACGTTTGGACACCGCAAATAG
- a CDS encoding DUF1467 family protein, translating to MPFLSLFAVYFIVWWTVLFIVLPIGLRTQDDDGDVALGTVASAPSSFRGGRIVLWTTLISALICGIWYGGSWWFGVSLDDLPRIIPVFD from the coding sequence ATGCCGTTTCTTTCGCTCTTCGCCGTTTATTTCATCGTCTGGTGGACGGTGCTTTTCATCGTGCTTCCGATTGGTCTGCGCACCCAGGACGATGACGGCGACGTGGCGCTGGGCACGGTTGCCAGCGCCCCATCCAGCTTCAGGGGCGGACGGATCGTCTTGTGGACGACCCTCATTTCGGCGCTGATCTGTGGGATCTGGTACGGTGGAAGCTGGTGGTTCGGCGTGAGCCTTGATGACCTGCCGAGAATTATCCCCGTTTTTGATTGA
- the proS gene encoding proline--tRNA ligase, whose amino-acid sequence MRLSRYFLPILKENPKEAEIVSHRLMLRAGMIRQQSAGIYSWLPLGKRVLDKVNKIIREEQNRSGAIELLMPTLQSAELWQESGRYDDYGKEMLRIKDRQDRQMLYGPTNEEMITDIFRSYVKSYKNLPLNLYHIQLKFRDEVRPRFGTMRSREFLMKDAYSFDLTKEDAIHSYNKMFVAYLRTFERLGLRAIPMRADTGPIGGNHSHEFIILADTGESEVFCHKSFLDRAIPAESTDFDDVEALQGVFDEWTADYAATSEMHDEAAYDAIPEGERLSARGIEVGHIFYFGTKYSEPMGAKVQGKDGKEHPVHMGSYGIGPTRLVPAIIEASHDENGIIWPASVAPFDVVIINMKAGDAACDAACEKLYYQLSNAGKDVLYDDTDDRAGQKFATADLIGVPLQIIVGPRSVANGEVEVKDRKTGERETVTVEAAMNRVLA is encoded by the coding sequence ATGCGTCTTAGCCGTTATTTCCTGCCCATCCTGAAGGAAAACCCCAAGGAAGCCGAGATTGTGTCTCACCGCCTCATGCTGCGTGCCGGGATGATCCGGCAGCAATCGGCTGGCATCTATTCCTGGCTGCCACTCGGCAAACGAGTGCTCGATAAGGTTAACAAGATCATCCGCGAGGAGCAGAACCGCTCCGGCGCCATCGAGCTCCTGATGCCCACCCTGCAGTCGGCAGAGCTGTGGCAGGAAAGCGGCCGTTATGACGACTACGGCAAGGAAATGCTGCGCATCAAGGACCGCCAGGATCGCCAGATGCTCTATGGCCCCACCAACGAGGAGATGATCACCGACATCTTCCGTTCGTACGTGAAGTCCTACAAGAACCTGCCGCTGAACCTCTATCATATTCAGCTGAAGTTCCGCGACGAGGTGCGTCCGCGCTTCGGCACCATGCGCTCGCGCGAGTTCCTGATGAAGGACGCTTATTCCTTCGACCTTACGAAGGAAGACGCGATCCATTCCTACAACAAGATGTTCGTGGCGTACCTGCGCACTTTCGAACGGCTTGGCCTGCGCGCCATTCCCATGCGCGCCGATACCGGCCCGATCGGCGGCAATCACAGCCACGAGTTCATCATTCTGGCAGATACAGGCGAATCCGAGGTCTTCTGCCACAAGAGCTTCCTGGACCGCGCGATTCCCGCTGAAAGCACTGACTTCGACGATGTCGAAGCATTGCAGGGCGTGTTTGACGAATGGACGGCTGATTACGCCGCCACCTCTGAAATGCATGACGAAGCCGCCTATGACGCGATTCCTGAGGGCGAACGCCTTTCGGCACGCGGCATTGAGGTCGGCCACATCTTCTATTTTGGCACGAAATATTCCGAGCCGATGGGCGCAAAAGTGCAGGGCAAGGACGGAAAAGAACACCCTGTCCACATGGGTTCCTACGGCATTGGACCGACACGCCTTGTTCCCGCCATCATTGAAGCATCGCATGACGAGAACGGAATCATCTGGCCGGCTTCGGTCGCTCCTTTCGACGTCGTGATCATCAACATGAAGGCTGGAGACGCGGCCTGCGATGCAGCTTGCGAAAAGCTGTATTACCAGCTCTCCAACGCCGGCAAGGATGTTCTCTACGACGATACGGACGACCGTGCGGGCCAGAAATTCGCCACGGCCGATCTGATTGGCGTGCCGCTGCAGATCATCGTCGGTCCGCGTTCGGTCGCGAATGGTGAAGTCGAAGTGAAGGATCGCAAGACCGGCGAGCGGGAAACCGTCACCGTCGAGGCGGCAATGAACAGGGTGCTGGCCTGA
- the dnaE gene encoding DNA polymerase III subunit alpha, with the protein MGDMVVHGESSGDTVKTPGFVHLRVHSAYSLLEGALPLKKIMAKAVADGQPAIAITDTNNLFVALEFSEKARDEGLQPIIGCQLSIDMQDAADDRRSHNSHLQKLPAIVLLAANAEGYERLVDLVSRAYLDGEGSGHAVHITRAWLEEASNAGLIALTGASGGPVDMALKDGHAAQARERLLALKSLFGDGLYIELQRQSGYDRSHERRMIGLAYEHDIPLVATNEAFFPSKADYEAHDALMAVAHNAIVSDDSRFRLTPDHYLKSRAEMTALFADLPEALDNTVEIALRCSYVLKKRGPILPRFTGASDDPEAAERAETEELRRQAVEGLNQRLSALGMAPGYTEQEYRDRLDFELGVISRMKFPGYFLIVADFIKWAKQHDIPVGPGRGSGAGSLVAYALTITDVDPLRFSLLFERFLNPERVSMPDFDIDFCQDRREEVIRYVQAKYGREQVAQIITFGSLQARAALRDVGRVLEMPYGQVDKICKLVPNNPANPTPLSKAIEEEPRLQEEADKEPVVARLLDIAQKIEGLYRHASTHAAGIVIGDRPLSKLVPMYRDPRSDMPVTQFNMKWVESAGLVKFDFLGLKTLTVLKVAVDFVAKRGIKVDLAAIPLEDVKTYEMLSRGETIGVFQVESAGMRKALIGMRPDCIEDIIALVALYRPGPMENIPVYNARKHGEEELESIHPTIDHLLKETQGVIVYQEQVMQIAQVLSGYSLGEADLLRRAMGKKIKEEMDKQRERFVDGAIKNGVSKPQADTIFDLLAKFANYGFNKSHAAAYAIVSYQTAYMKAHYPVEFLAASMTLDMANTEKLNDFRQDAGRLGIEIVAPSVQTSFRQFETGENRIYYSLAAIKGVGEGAVEHIVQVRGDKPFTSLEDFCLRIDPKQINRRVLESLINAGAFDCFGRDRAELIGGLDRIIGYAQMAQNNRTIGQSDMFGSGGGNGPEKLVLPAFQPWLASEKLLREYQVLGFYLTAHPLDTYRPILEKLRVQNFADFSAAVKQGATAGRLAGTVTGKQERKTRTGNKMGIVTFSDASGQYEAVLFSEGLGQFRDLLEVGKSLVITVQAEERPEGIGLRIQTAQSLEEKSVQMQKALRVYVRDSGPLKTVARHLNTKGDGSVYFIVIKDEGSREIEVELTEKYRISPEIAAALRSAPGVVDVELV; encoded by the coding sequence ATGGGCGATATGGTTGTGCATGGGGAGAGCTCTGGCGACACCGTGAAAACTCCCGGTTTCGTCCATCTTCGGGTGCACTCCGCCTATTCTCTTCTTGAGGGGGCCTTGCCGCTCAAGAAAATAATGGCCAAGGCCGTCGCAGACGGTCAACCGGCCATTGCCATCACTGATACCAATAACCTTTTTGTGGCGCTGGAATTTTCCGAAAAGGCCCGTGACGAGGGATTGCAGCCGATCATTGGCTGCCAGCTATCGATCGACATGCAGGATGCGGCGGATGACCGCCGCAGCCATAATAGCCATCTTCAGAAACTTCCCGCCATCGTCCTCCTTGCCGCCAATGCGGAAGGATACGAGCGTCTGGTCGATCTCGTCAGTCGCGCTTATCTCGACGGCGAGGGCAGTGGTCACGCGGTGCATATAACCCGCGCGTGGCTGGAAGAAGCTTCCAATGCGGGGCTCATTGCACTGACCGGCGCATCCGGCGGGCCAGTTGATATGGCACTGAAGGACGGCCACGCCGCGCAGGCCAGAGAGAGGCTTCTGGCGCTGAAGTCACTCTTCGGTGACGGCCTCTATATCGAGTTGCAGCGCCAGTCAGGTTACGATCGTTCGCACGAGCGGCGCATGATCGGCCTTGCCTATGAGCACGATATTCCGCTGGTTGCGACCAACGAAGCCTTCTTTCCGTCGAAGGCCGATTATGAGGCGCATGATGCGCTGATGGCCGTCGCGCACAATGCTATCGTCTCGGACGACAGCCGCTTCCGGCTGACGCCTGATCACTACCTCAAGAGCCGTGCGGAGATGACGGCGCTGTTTGCCGATCTCCCCGAGGCGCTCGACAACACCGTCGAGATCGCGCTGCGCTGCTCTTACGTACTGAAAAAACGTGGGCCCATCCTGCCGCGTTTCACCGGCGCCAGCGATGATCCGGAGGCGGCCGAGCGCGCCGAGACCGAGGAACTGCGCCGCCAGGCCGTGGAGGGGTTGAATCAGCGCCTTTCTGCCCTCGGCATGGCGCCCGGTTACACGGAGCAGGAGTATCGCGACCGCCTCGATTTCGAACTCGGCGTCATCTCGCGCATGAAGTTCCCGGGTTACTTCCTCATCGTTGCCGACTTCATCAAATGGGCGAAACAGCACGATATTCCGGTTGGGCCGGGCCGTGGTTCGGGTGCGGGTTCGCTTGTCGCTTATGCGCTGACGATCACCGACGTCGACCCGTTGCGGTTCTCGCTACTCTTCGAGCGCTTCCTCAATCCCGAACGCGTATCGATGCCCGACTTCGATATCGACTTCTGTCAGGATCGCCGCGAAGAGGTCATACGCTACGTGCAGGCAAAATATGGCCGTGAGCAGGTGGCGCAGATCATCACTTTCGGTTCGCTGCAGGCCCGCGCCGCGCTACGCGATGTCGGCCGCGTGCTGGAAATGCCCTATGGGCAGGTGGACAAGATCTGCAAGCTCGTGCCCAACAATCCGGCCAACCCGACACCGCTGTCCAAAGCGATCGAGGAAGAGCCACGCCTGCAGGAGGAGGCGGACAAGGAGCCGGTGGTCGCCCGCTTGCTGGATATCGCCCAGAAGATCGAAGGGCTTTACCGGCACGCCTCCACCCATGCCGCCGGTATCGTCATTGGTGACCGCCCGCTGTCGAAGCTTGTACCAATGTATCGCGATCCGCGATCCGATATGCCCGTCACGCAGTTCAACATGAAGTGGGTGGAAAGCGCCGGCCTCGTCAAATTCGACTTTCTCGGCCTGAAGACGCTGACGGTGCTGAAAGTCGCCGTCGATTTCGTCGCCAAGCGCGGGATCAAGGTCGATCTTGCGGCAATTCCGCTTGAGGACGTCAAAACCTACGAGATGTTGTCGCGCGGCGAAACCATCGGCGTGTTCCAGGTGGAAAGCGCCGGCATGCGCAAGGCGCTGATCGGCATGCGGCCTGACTGCATCGAGGACATCATCGCACTGGTCGCGCTCTATCGTCCGGGCCCGATGGAGAACATCCCGGTCTACAACGCGCGCAAGCACGGCGAGGAGGAGCTGGAATCAATCCACCCGACCATCGACCATCTGCTCAAGGAAACGCAGGGCGTTATCGTCTATCAGGAACAGGTGATGCAGATCGCCCAGGTTCTGTCGGGATATTCGCTTGGTGAAGCCGATCTTCTGCGCCGCGCCATGGGCAAGAAGATCAAGGAGGAAATGGACAAGCAGCGCGAGCGCTTCGTGGACGGTGCGATCAAGAACGGCGTTTCGAAGCCGCAGGCCGACACGATCTTCGATCTTCTCGCGAAATTCGCCAATTACGGCTTCAACAAGAGCCATGCCGCGGCCTACGCCATCGTCTCCTACCAGACCGCCTACATGAAGGCGCATTACCCGGTGGAGTTCCTGGCGGCCTCTATGACGCTCGACATGGCCAACACGGAAAAGCTCAACGATTTCCGTCAGGACGCGGGGCGTCTCGGCATCGAGATCGTCGCACCGTCGGTGCAGACTTCTTTCCGTCAGTTCGAGACGGGTGAGAACCGGATCTATTATTCGCTTGCCGCCATCAAGGGTGTGGGCGAGGGCGCGGTAGAGCACATCGTCCAGGTCCGCGGCGACAAGCCATTTACGAGTCTTGAGGATTTCTGCCTGCGCATCGATCCGAAGCAGATCAACCGGCGTGTACTGGAAAGCCTCATCAATGCCGGCGCTTTCGATTGTTTCGGCCGCGACCGTGCAGAATTGATCGGCGGGTTGGACCGGATCATCGGTTATGCGCAGATGGCGCAGAACAACCGCACCATCGGCCAGTCGGACATGTTCGGCTCCGGTGGCGGCAATGGGCCGGAAAAGCTGGTTCTGCCGGCCTTTCAGCCATGGCTCGCCTCGGAAAAGCTGCTGCGCGAATATCAGGTTCTCGGTTTTTACCTGACCGCCCATCCGCTCGATACTTACCGCCCGATTTTGGAGAAGTTGCGAGTGCAGAACTTCGCCGATTTTTCGGCCGCGGTAAAACAGGGTGCGACGGCCGGCCGCCTCGCCGGGACCGTCACCGGCAAGCAGGAGCGCAAGACCCGCACCGGCAACAAGATGGGTATCGTCACCTTCTCGGATGCTTCAGGACAATATGAGGCCGTGCTGTTTTCCGAAGGGCTCGGCCAGTTCCGCGATCTGCTTGAGGTCGGCAAGTCTCTTGTCATCACCGTGCAGGCGGAAGAGCGCCCGGAAGGCATTGGTCTGCGTATTCAGACGGCGCAGTCGCTGGAAGAAAAATCCGTGCAGATGCAGAAGGCGCTGCGTGTTTATGTGCGCGATTCCGGTCCGCTGAAAACGGTGGCGCGCCACCTCAACACCAAGGGTGACGGCTCCGTCTATTTCATCGTCATCAAGGATGAAGGAAGCCGGGAGATCGAGGTGGAGTTGACGGAGAAGTACCGCATCTCACCTGAGATCGCCGCTGCGCTCAGGTCTGCACCGGGAGTGGTCGATGTGGAGCTGGTGTGA
- a CDS encoding ABC transporter ATP-binding protein yields MAKKTVLRLTGVERTYGQGETSLSILRKADFQLKSGEMVALVAPSGTGKSTLLHLAGLLEHPDAGEVYINDAPCNGLPDETRTAIRRSDIGFVYQFHHLLPEFSAVENVMMPQLIAGLTQAEARKRASALLDYMRVGHRGEHRPAELSGGEQQRVAIARAVANAPLLLLADEPTGNLDPETASYVFDALEALVRQSGLAALIATHNHELAGRMDRRVTLAEGKIVDF; encoded by the coding sequence ATGGCAAAAAAAACAGTGCTGCGGCTTACCGGTGTCGAAAGAACCTATGGTCAGGGCGAGACATCGCTTTCCATCCTGCGCAAGGCGGATTTCCAGTTAAAGAGCGGTGAGATGGTGGCGCTGGTCGCCCCCTCTGGTACCGGCAAATCGACCCTGCTGCATCTCGCTGGGCTTCTCGAACATCCAGACGCCGGCGAAGTTTATATCAACGACGCGCCGTGTAACGGCCTGCCGGATGAGACGCGCACGGCGATCCGCCGCAGTGACATCGGCTTCGTTTATCAGTTCCACCATCTCCTGCCAGAGTTTTCAGCAGTTGAGAACGTGATGATGCCGCAGCTCATTGCTGGCCTCACGCAGGCAGAGGCCCGCAAGCGCGCGAGTGCGTTGCTGGATTACATGCGGGTGGGACACCGCGGAGAACACCGGCCGGCCGAACTTTCCGGCGGTGAACAGCAGCGTGTCGCCATTGCCCGCGCGGTCGCCAACGCGCCCCTCCTGCTTCTGGCTGATGAACCGACCGGCAATCTCGATCCGGAAACGGCATCCTATGTCTTCGACGCGCTGGAGGCGCTGGTGCGACAGTCGGGCCTCGCCGCCCTCATCGCCACCCACAATCACGAGCTTGCCGGCCGTATGGACCGGCGTGTGACGCTCGCCGAAGGAAAGATCGTCGACTTCTGA
- a CDS encoding response regulator, with protein sequence MPKQVMIVEDNELNMKLFRDLIEASGYTTIQTRNGMEALDLARKHRPDLILMDIQLPEVSGLEVTKWLKEDDELHVIPVIAVTAFAMKGDEERIRQGGCEAYVSKPISVPKFIEIIKTYLGDA encoded by the coding sequence ATGCCCAAGCAGGTCATGATAGTCGAAGACAACGAGCTGAACATGAAGCTCTTTCGCGACCTGATCGAGGCGTCCGGTTACACGACGATCCAGACGCGTAACGGCATGGAAGCGCTCGATCTCGCCCGCAAGCATCGCCCTGACCTCATCCTCATGGATATTCAGCTTCCGGAAGTCTCCGGGCTGGAAGTGACAAAATGGCTGAAGGAGGACGACGAGTTGCACGTCATCCCGGTTATTGCCGTCACGGCCTTTGCCATGAAGGGTGATGAGGAGCGTATCCGCCAGGGCGGATGTGAGGCCTATGTATCGAAGCCGATTTCCGTTCCGAAATTCATCGAGATCATCAAGACCTATCTGGGCGACGCGTAA